In a genomic window of Nocardia fluminea:
- a CDS encoding NAD(P)/FAD-dependent oxidoreductase, whose product MTKLNRIVVVGASLAGLRAVQALRAADFAGDITLIGAENHAPYNRPPLSKSVLDGDGDITLPGAEQLEDGWLRNRRAAALRTADRLVVLDDGSEIAFDGLVVATGASPRRFDAQPAGVHSLRTVDDALALRTELEAAPGHVTVIGGGFIGSEVASTARRQGISVTLVDAGSHPMAATLGSNGAQWLARHHERHGVDLVSGVRALGFDGESRATAVLLSDGRRIPTDVVVAGTGVEPNTDWLRESGLKLDNGVVCTSSLFAEGESSIVAAGDVSRWSHPLYHGELVRVEHWANANEQGALAARNLLVGPAEAETYAAVPSFATHIHGARIQIAGMPALSDEEYVLLDESTEDRLVVAFSSRGVLVGAVAVNAPKDLIRLKRAIAARTSRDEAVA is encoded by the coding sequence ATGACAAAGTTGAATCGGATCGTCGTTGTCGGAGCTTCGCTGGCGGGACTGCGCGCAGTGCAGGCGTTACGCGCTGCGGATTTCGCCGGTGACATCACCTTGATCGGCGCGGAAAACCACGCACCCTATAACCGGCCGCCCCTGTCGAAAAGCGTCCTGGACGGCGACGGCGACATCACCCTGCCCGGCGCGGAGCAGCTCGAGGACGGTTGGCTGCGCAACCGGCGAGCCGCTGCGCTGCGCACAGCCGATCGCCTGGTCGTCCTCGATGACGGCTCGGAAATCGCCTTCGATGGACTGGTCGTGGCGACCGGCGCGAGCCCGCGCCGCTTCGATGCGCAGCCCGCGGGCGTGCACAGCCTGCGAACCGTCGACGACGCTCTCGCCTTGCGGACCGAACTCGAGGCTGCACCCGGTCACGTCACGGTGATCGGCGGCGGTTTCATCGGCAGCGAGGTGGCCTCCACGGCTCGACGTCAGGGAATCTCGGTAACTCTTGTCGATGCCGGATCCCACCCCATGGCCGCGACATTGGGGTCGAACGGCGCGCAGTGGCTCGCCCGACACCACGAGCGGCACGGCGTCGATCTCGTATCCGGGGTTCGAGCCCTCGGCTTTGATGGTGAAAGCCGCGCCACCGCAGTGCTGTTGAGTGATGGTCGTCGAATTCCCACCGATGTCGTCGTCGCGGGCACCGGCGTCGAGCCGAATACCGATTGGCTGCGCGAGAGTGGGCTGAAGCTCGACAACGGTGTCGTCTGCACCAGTTCGCTGTTCGCTGAAGGGGAGTCGTCGATCGTCGCTGCCGGTGATGTCTCGCGGTGGTCGCACCCGCTCTACCACGGCGAACTCGTCCGCGTCGAACACTGGGCCAACGCCAATGAACAGGGAGCCTTAGCTGCTCGTAACCTCCTCGTCGGGCCCGCCGAAGCCGAAACCTATGCGGCAGTACCGTCTTTCGCGACGCATATTCACGGTGCCCGCATTCAGATCGCGGGCATGCCCGCACTCTCCGACGAGGAGTACGTGCTCCTCGACGAGTCGACTGAGGACCGCCTCGTGGTCGCGTTCTCCTCACGCGGCGTTCTCGTCGGTGCGGTAGCGGTGAACGCGCCGAAGGATCTCATCCGACTCAAGCGCGCCATTGCCGCACGCACCTCGCGTGATGAGGCCGTGGCTTGA
- a CDS encoding GNAT family N-acetyltransferase yields the protein MPRRSPPFAMVVPVMRYYASRVLRPMITSLRTPPRITLAGRTSHGEAVTLRPPRLSDAATWREIRIADRLAIEPFWVTDNRGWEARHRERIWIHEWLWSRSEAKAGRIVRTVIEVDGQFAGQCDLWIQPHDERGELSIWVDSRLAGRGIAGAAGRLLIGYAFDQLGLARVTAPIDVDNAHSARFARRIGLVREGTMISYLSVGGRRRDHDLWAVSAQAWTR from the coding sequence ATGCCGAGGCGTAGTCCGCCCTTCGCGATGGTGGTGCCGGTGATGCGCTATTACGCATCGCGTGTTCTGCGGCCGATGATCACCTCGCTGCGTACCCCGCCTCGTATCACCCTGGCCGGTCGAACCTCGCATGGTGAAGCGGTCACCCTGCGCCCGCCGCGACTGTCCGACGCCGCTACCTGGCGCGAAATTCGAATCGCCGACCGTCTCGCGATCGAGCCGTTCTGGGTGACAGACAATCGCGGCTGGGAGGCGCGCCATCGGGAGCGGATATGGATCCACGAGTGGCTGTGGTCGAGGTCGGAGGCGAAGGCCGGTCGCATCGTACGCACTGTGATCGAGGTCGATGGACAATTCGCCGGGCAATGTGACCTGTGGATACAACCACACGACGAGCGCGGCGAACTCAGTATCTGGGTCGATTCCCGACTGGCTGGACGCGGCATCGCGGGCGCGGCAGGTCGCCTGCTCATCGGCTACGCCTTCGACCAGTTGGGTCTCGCGCGGGTCACGGCACCGATCGATGTGGACAACGCCCATTCGGCTCGCTTTGCCCGCCGGATCGGTCTGGTGCGCGAGGGAACGATGATCAGCTACCTCAGCGTCGGCGGCAGACGCCGCGACCACGATCTCTGGGCAGTTTCCGCGCAAGCTTGGACGCGGTAG
- a CDS encoding BlaI/MecI/CopY family transcriptional regulator — MGHRFGELEAVVMDRVWSADDTITVRQVYDDLLRDREIAYTTVMTTMDNLHRKGWLERERLGKAYTYWATLTREQYSAKLMRDALGDGGRSDLVLAHFIDQITEDESNALRTVLRGLTSRRKKD, encoded by the coding sequence ATGGGTCATCGCTTCGGAGAGCTGGAAGCGGTTGTGATGGATCGCGTCTGGTCGGCCGACGACACCATCACCGTCCGGCAGGTCTACGACGACTTGCTGCGTGACCGCGAGATCGCCTACACGACCGTCATGACGACCATGGACAACCTGCATCGCAAGGGTTGGCTCGAGCGGGAACGTCTCGGCAAGGCCTATACCTACTGGGCCACCTTGACGCGTGAGCAGTACAGCGCGAAGCTGATGCGCGACGCCCTCGGCGACGGTGGTCGATCCGATCTGGTGCTGGCTCACTTCATTGATCAGATCACCGAAGATGAATCGAACGCACTGCGAACTGTGCTGCGGGGATTGACGTCTCGGCGGAAGAAGGACTGA
- a CDS encoding NADH-quinone oxidoreductase subunit A produces MLNLLVVLAVVVASTALVYAAGRAGQSGPVATDVAPFLSGAKATEHAVSRYHVRWYTITMIFLAFDMEMAFMYPWAVVVADLGAMAVAEMFGFLAVLMIAVVYAWREGALRWV; encoded by the coding sequence ATGCTCAATCTGCTCGTAGTCCTTGCGGTGGTGGTGGCCTCAACGGCGTTGGTGTACGCGGCGGGCCGCGCCGGGCAATCGGGACCGGTCGCGACCGATGTCGCGCCGTTCCTGTCGGGAGCGAAGGCCACCGAGCACGCTGTGTCGCGCTATCACGTGCGCTGGTACACGATCACGATGATCTTCCTGGCTTTCGACATGGAAATGGCGTTCATGTATCCGTGGGCGGTCGTCGTCGCTGATCTCGGGGCCATGGCGGTCGCTGAGATGTTCGGATTCCTGGCTGTGCTGATGATCGCGGTCGTCTATGCCTGGCGGGAGGGAGCGCTGCGATGGGTCTGA
- a CDS encoding complex I subunit 1 family protein — MVESAPWWQAALLPVVVVAFAFAVEVCQGVLNARVAGASASVAAFAPARTVALLLTQQRRRIVGADVLLWRCAGLILLAAGVLTAALVPVGDRVVLGGSVSLAWFNAVEILSWAAVWLAGWGADSAYSLVGGYRFVAQGLAYELPHMFALICAAVAAESLDLTDIVAAQQDRWFVVIMPVAFVIYLLSVPAMSFTAPFDAPVGADIAGGVSAEVSGVDRLVMTVGRRVLFVAAAGMAVPLFLGGGAGPWLPGWLWSLVKTLCVLAGLIWLGRRWPTIRMSRYMEVAWIVLLPLILLQALVVSIVMIR; from the coding sequence ATGGTTGAGTCCGCTCCCTGGTGGCAAGCCGCATTATTGCCGGTAGTCGTGGTGGCCTTCGCCTTCGCCGTCGAGGTCTGCCAGGGGGTACTCAACGCGAGAGTCGCTGGAGCTTCCGCATCGGTCGCCGCGTTCGCACCGGCGCGGACTGTCGCACTACTGCTCACCCAGCAGCGCCGCCGGATCGTCGGTGCTGATGTATTGCTCTGGCGTTGCGCAGGATTGATACTGCTGGCCGCCGGGGTGCTCACCGCGGCGCTCGTGCCGGTCGGAGATCGCGTCGTGCTGGGCGGGAGCGTGTCGCTCGCGTGGTTCAACGCGGTCGAAATCCTCTCCTGGGCAGCGGTGTGGTTGGCCGGGTGGGGCGCAGACTCGGCTTACTCCCTCGTGGGTGGGTATCGCTTCGTCGCGCAGGGCCTTGCCTACGAGTTGCCGCATATGTTCGCGTTGATCTGCGCCGCGGTCGCCGCCGAGTCACTCGACCTCACCGACATCGTTGCCGCACAGCAGGATCGGTGGTTCGTGGTGATCATGCCGGTGGCTTTCGTGATCTATCTGCTCTCGGTACCCGCCATGTCCTTCACCGCGCCCTTCGACGCTCCGGTGGGTGCGGACATCGCTGGTGGCGTGTCCGCCGAGGTGTCGGGGGTTGACCGCCTGGTGATGACCGTGGGTCGTCGGGTGCTGTTCGTAGCGGCCGCGGGCATGGCGGTGCCGTTGTTTCTGGGCGGTGGTGCGGGTCCGTGGTTGCCGGGCTGGTTGTGGTCGCTGGTGAAGACACTGTGTGTGCTGGCCGGGCTGATCTGGCTCGGGCGGCGTTGGCCGACGATCAGGATGTCGCGCTACATGGAGGTCGCCTGGATCGTTTTGCTTCCGCTGATTCTGCTGCAGGCGTTGGTGGTGTCGATCGTGATGATTCGCTGA
- a CDS encoding NADH-quinone oxidoreductase subunit J: MWAQVIFWVCAVGAVVTGLAVFRVDSMARATFALLLSFCFAAGTVFLVDLAYLGVLVVLMMIMEMVIMVVFMIMYMMNPAGLMPMSMVHNQKASLRISVVVFLGLASIALLVDWPEREQPLPADPTVQLGEAIMGSKMLVMIVVGLVLFATIVSTVVLATHRGRYDRYGDRLDRRIPDDPVEGGLGR, encoded by the coding sequence ATGTGGGCGCAGGTGATCTTCTGGGTGTGCGCGGTCGGGGCTGTCGTGACCGGGCTCGCGGTATTCCGCGTCGATTCGATGGCGCGTGCGACCTTCGCGTTGCTGCTGTCGTTCTGCTTCGCCGCGGGCACCGTGTTTCTGGTCGACCTGGCCTACCTCGGTGTCCTCGTCGTGCTGATGATGATCATGGAGATGGTCATCATGGTGGTGTTCATGATCATGTACATGATGAACCCCGCCGGGTTGATGCCGATGTCGATGGTGCACAACCAGAAAGCGTCGCTGCGCATTTCGGTGGTGGTTTTTCTCGGGCTGGCAAGCATCGCGCTGCTGGTCGACTGGCCAGAACGCGAGCAACCGCTGCCCGCCGACCCGACCGTTCAGCTCGGTGAGGCCATCATGGGCTCGAAGATGCTGGTGATGATCGTGGTCGGGCTGGTGCTGTTCGCCACGATCGTGTCGACGGTGGTGCTGGCCACCCATCGCGGCCGCTACGACCGCTACGGCGACCGGCTCGACCGGCGCATTCCCGACGATCCCGTCGAGGGAGGGCTCGGCCGATGA
- the nuoK gene encoding NADH-quinone oxidoreductase subunit NuoK, producing the protein MNLGEFLLLAAALFSIGLYGVLSQQSIVMIMMGVELMINAVIVAAAAFWYFAWPSADPQVLVLVAMTAMAVEMAAGFAVTTAIFRARDIDMVDMADELKG; encoded by the coding sequence ATGAATCTGGGTGAATTCCTGCTGCTCGCCGCGGCCTTGTTCAGCATCGGGCTCTACGGAGTGCTGTCTCAGCAGTCCATCGTGATGATCATGATGGGCGTGGAACTGATGATCAACGCGGTCATCGTGGCCGCGGCCGCGTTCTGGTACTTCGCCTGGCCATCCGCGGACCCCCAGGTGCTCGTGCTGGTCGCGATGACCGCCATGGCGGTGGAGATGGCGGCCGGGTTCGCCGTCACGACCGCCATTTTCCGGGCCCGCGACATCGACATGGTCGATATGGCCGACGAACTGAAGGGCTGA
- a CDS encoding NADH-quinone oxidoreductase subunit 5 family protein: protein MLWSLIALPGLVGVALLMGGRRIDHVAPVLGVTVAAVSTVLSVFAAVDRPSASAPLLAGMPFVVGVDGLSAVMIVTVAAVTTAVLVFATGDLGADQPRARFYGLMLVFAAAMLTTVVAQNIVTLLMAWEVMGAASYALIGFHWRDDYRVSSGLVAFLTTRTGDVGLYLAAGALLAGGDGTLAMGSAAGVEGGWRDVVAAGVLLAALGKSAQLPFSFWLSRAMSGPSPVSALLHSATMVAAGAYLLLRMHPLLESTSWAGPTTAWIGVATAIVLGAVAVCQADLKQLLAASTCAQVGFIVVAAGVGGIAAGTGQLVAHAATKSLLFLGAGAWLSALGTKQLTGLRGVARAYPVVGVAFTIGALSLAGVPPFALWPTKDAVLAAARSDSIALYLAGLVAAVLSAVYAGRALVLVWSRPTADTDSFRDTEEAGTRRVNSTERLSLVALAAVTAVGGAAVLPSVRDRFADIVDGGAMVEATWWELSVSGLIAVLTVLVVRAMILRRGDLPTPALAADWFGLEKAAYYAVVVPTLTVARWLADFDDRVLNRGVYATATTTLAISHELDQRVEKPLDSAVRDTAAAARGVGRWARRPETGQVHQYYAQAVVGLLLLAVIVLTLR from the coding sequence ATGCTGTGGTCGCTGATCGCGCTGCCGGGACTGGTCGGCGTGGCTCTGCTGATGGGCGGCCGCCGTATCGACCACGTCGCGCCAGTGCTCGGTGTCACGGTCGCGGCGGTGAGTACGGTGCTGTCCGTGTTCGCCGCCGTCGATCGGCCGAGCGCGTCGGCTCCGCTGCTGGCGGGGATGCCGTTCGTGGTCGGGGTGGACGGGCTGTCGGCGGTCATGATCGTCACCGTCGCCGCGGTGACCACCGCCGTGCTGGTGTTCGCGACCGGTGACCTAGGCGCCGACCAACCACGTGCCCGGTTCTACGGACTCATGCTCGTCTTCGCCGCGGCCATGCTGACCACGGTGGTGGCGCAGAACATCGTCACGTTGCTGATGGCGTGGGAGGTCATGGGCGCCGCGTCCTACGCACTGATCGGTTTTCATTGGCGTGACGACTATCGCGTGTCCTCCGGCCTGGTGGCCTTCCTGACCACCCGCACCGGCGATGTCGGACTCTATCTCGCCGCCGGTGCTCTGTTGGCAGGCGGAGACGGCACTCTCGCAATGGGTTCCGCCGCCGGTGTCGAAGGCGGATGGCGCGACGTCGTGGCCGCCGGGGTCCTGCTGGCCGCACTGGGTAAATCCGCACAACTACCGTTCAGCTTCTGGCTCTCACGCGCGATGTCGGGCCCCAGTCCGGTGTCGGCGCTGTTGCACTCCGCCACGATGGTTGCCGCGGGGGCGTACCTGCTCCTTCGGATGCACCCTCTGCTCGAGTCCACCTCGTGGGCGGGTCCGACTACGGCTTGGATCGGAGTCGCTACTGCGATCGTGCTCGGCGCGGTCGCGGTATGCCAGGCCGACTTGAAGCAGCTGCTCGCCGCCTCTACCTGTGCTCAGGTGGGCTTCATCGTCGTTGCCGCCGGCGTCGGTGGAATTGCCGCGGGTACAGGGCAACTCGTCGCGCACGCCGCGACGAAGAGTCTGCTGTTCCTCGGGGCGGGTGCGTGGCTCTCGGCGCTGGGAACCAAACAGCTCACGGGTCTACGTGGGGTGGCGCGTGCCTATCCCGTCGTCGGCGTGGCCTTCACCATCGGTGCCCTCAGCCTGGCGGGCGTGCCTCCGTTTGCGCTGTGGCCGACCAAAGATGCCGTACTCGCCGCAGCCCGATCTGATTCGATCGCGTTGTATCTGGCCGGTTTGGTCGCCGCGGTGCTCAGCGCGGTGTACGCAGGCCGCGCACTCGTTCTCGTGTGGTCCCGGCCGACCGCCGACACAGACAGCTTCCGTGACACCGAGGAAGCGGGAACTCGTCGGGTGAATTCCACCGAACGGCTGTCGCTGGTGGCGCTGGCTGCCGTAACCGCGGTCGGGGGAGCCGCCGTACTGCCCTCGGTGCGTGACAGATTCGCTGACATCGTCGACGGGGGAGCGATGGTCGAAGCCACCTGGTGGGAACTTAGTGTGTCGGGTCTTATCGCGGTGTTGACCGTGCTGGTCGTGCGCGCAATGATTCTTCGTCGCGGCGACCTTCCCACACCGGCGCTGGCCGCCGACTGGTTCGGGCTGGAGAAGGCCGCGTACTACGCGGTGGTCGTGCCGACGCTCACCGTGGCGCGCTGGCTGGCCGATTTTGACGACCGGGTGCTCAACCGCGGCGTGTATGCCACGGCCACTACAACTCTGGCGATTTCTCACGAGCTCGATCAGCGCGTGGAGAAGCCGCTTGATTCGGCGGTGCGCGATACTGCCGCCGCGGCACGCGGTGTGGGGCGATGGGCGCGCCGTCCGGAAACGGGCCAGGTGCACCAGTACTACGCCCAGGCGGTGGTAGGTCTGCTGCTTCTCGCGGTGATTGTGCTGACCCTGCGATGA
- a CDS encoding complex I subunit 4 family protein, with amino-acid sequence MLSIVVFLPMVVAAVLLAVPRIGDRVSRWTWVVVSAIEVVLVVGLCIGYRRTPPVDGGFAYEERRSWIPTVGSSYHVGIDGFSLPLVALTTVLFAACAIYSLRETRRVRFYAALFLFLESVCLGAFVSLDLVLFFVFFDLSIVGMYFVINGWGHGQARRAALQFFLYTFIGSLALLLGFIVLYLAADPHTFDMVELTEANPLAGNGARGAVALAAIVVGLAIKTPTVPFHTWLPPAHTEAPAAGSAILAGVLLKLGTYGFVRIAMPMLPDQWRRYALVIVIVGVISVLYGALVALAQTNFKRMIAYTSVNHMGYIVLAIGAAGLVADNTEQARTLAITGAVTQMVSHGLVTGALFLLAGVLYERRRTYEIDAYGGLAGQAPVFAAVTAAAMFASLGLPGFSGFIAEFQIFTGSFASAPVYTALSVLGILITAALLLRAYQRMFLGESTNGAFPDFTRREAVSIIPLMLGSVVIGVFPRFLLDVIEPASRMLGVLVVR; translated from the coding sequence GTGCTCAGCATTGTGGTGTTCCTGCCGATGGTCGTGGCGGCTGTGCTGCTGGCCGTGCCGCGCATCGGCGACCGCGTGTCGCGGTGGACGTGGGTCGTGGTCAGCGCAATCGAGGTCGTGCTGGTCGTGGGGTTGTGTATCGGTTATCGCCGAACACCGCCCGTCGACGGCGGGTTTGCCTACGAGGAGCGCCGTTCCTGGATCCCTACCGTCGGTTCCAGCTATCACGTCGGCATCGATGGATTCAGTTTGCCGCTTGTCGCGCTGACCACTGTGCTGTTCGCGGCCTGCGCGATCTATTCGCTGCGCGAGACCCGCCGGGTTCGGTTCTACGCCGCACTGTTCCTGTTCCTCGAAAGCGTCTGCCTCGGCGCGTTCGTGTCCCTCGACCTGGTGCTGTTCTTCGTCTTCTTCGACCTGTCGATCGTCGGCATGTACTTCGTGATCAACGGCTGGGGACACGGTCAGGCGCGGCGGGCGGCGTTGCAGTTCTTCCTCTACACCTTCATCGGCTCGCTGGCCCTGCTGCTCGGGTTCATCGTCCTGTACCTCGCGGCAGATCCGCACACCTTCGACATGGTCGAGTTGACCGAGGCAAACCCCTTGGCAGGCAATGGTGCTCGCGGTGCGGTCGCGCTCGCCGCCATTGTGGTCGGTCTCGCTATCAAGACACCGACCGTGCCCTTCCACACGTGGCTGCCGCCCGCGCACACCGAGGCCCCGGCCGCCGGATCGGCCATCCTGGCCGGCGTGCTGCTCAAGCTCGGCACCTATGGTTTCGTGCGGATCGCGATGCCGATGCTGCCCGACCAATGGCGGCGCTACGCGCTGGTGATCGTGATCGTCGGTGTGATCAGCGTCCTCTACGGCGCACTGGTCGCCCTCGCGCAGACCAACTTCAAACGCATGATCGCCTATACGTCCGTCAACCACATGGGCTATATCGTCCTTGCCATCGGTGCAGCTGGGCTGGTCGCCGACAACACCGAACAAGCGCGCACATTGGCGATCACCGGCGCGGTGACCCAGATGGTCAGCCACGGCCTGGTCACGGGCGCACTGTTTCTTCTCGCGGGAGTGCTCTATGAACGCCGACGGACCTACGAGATCGATGCCTACGGCGGCTTGGCAGGGCAGGCACCAGTTTTCGCCGCTGTCACCGCGGCTGCGATGTTCGCCTCGCTCGGCCTGCCTGGCTTCTCCGGGTTCATCGCCGAGTTCCAGATCTTCACGGGATCGTTCGCATCCGCGCCGGTGTACACCGCATTGTCAGTCCTGGGCATTCTGATCACCGCGGCACTGCTGTTGCGCGCCTACCAGCGGATGTTCCTCGGCGAGTCGACGAATGGGGCGTTCCCGGATTTCACCAGGCGCGAAGCAGTGTCGATCATCCCCCTGATGCTGGGTTCGGTGGTGATCGGGGTATTCCCGCGCTTCCTGCTCGACGTCATCGAACCCGCCTCTCGGATGCTCGGTGTGCTGGTGGTGCGCTGA
- a CDS encoding NADH-quinone oxidoreductase subunit N, which produces MDQMTDDMMVSDLLALAPEAALALAAVLGLLLGSFLPRARQWPVRVLAAVGAVTTIAMTVTVWQRDVYTLFEGSYGIDTATNTVRITVAGSILLLLAMSQPETRGNARESEFVVLLVLGGLGAILLAGANDLLVLLTGYLLASIPLYTLTAFGKDALGTEAALKFYLMGALFGTTMLFGATLLLGVGGGTDYPLLATTTYDAPHAVLGIGAVAVLSGLLFKAGAVPVHFWVPDVAQGARPAVAAIITTVPKLGAVVAIYRLGALVLDPSGLNWRLLLAIIAALSMTLGNFAAFFQTDVRRLLGYSTISQVGYLLVGVVAADRSTLALPAVLLYLAAYALTNLGVFAVVCALPRLRTLTDYTGLIRHKPALVIALIVCLLGLIGTPPTGVFVGKLMVFTAAFDAGFGWLVVLALINAVASVFYYLRWIVPAVSGKSAVDGERPGPFSVAGAVAYCAATASILIGIFAGPILNAMQGSLAVP; this is translated from the coding sequence ATGGACCAGATGACCGACGACATGATGGTCTCGGACCTGCTCGCCCTCGCACCGGAAGCAGCCCTCGCACTGGCCGCTGTCCTCGGATTGCTCCTCGGCTCATTCCTGCCGCGCGCCAGACAGTGGCCGGTGCGGGTTCTCGCGGCGGTCGGCGCGGTCACCACCATCGCAATGACGGTGACGGTGTGGCAACGCGATGTCTACACACTGTTCGAGGGCAGCTACGGCATCGACACCGCGACCAATACCGTGCGAATCACGGTGGCCGGTTCGATTCTGCTGTTGCTCGCGATGTCGCAGCCCGAAACCCGAGGTAATGCACGGGAATCGGAGTTCGTGGTCTTGCTGGTGCTGGGTGGGCTCGGCGCGATACTGCTGGCCGGGGCCAACGACTTGCTGGTTCTGCTCACCGGCTATCTCCTCGCCAGCATTCCCCTGTACACGCTCACCGCGTTCGGCAAGGACGCACTCGGCACCGAGGCGGCGTTGAAGTTCTACCTGATGGGGGCGTTGTTCGGCACCACGATGCTCTTCGGTGCGACGCTGCTGCTCGGCGTCGGCGGCGGTACGGACTACCCGCTGCTGGCGACGACGACCTACGACGCGCCACATGCCGTGCTCGGCATCGGTGCCGTCGCGGTACTGAGCGGACTGTTGTTCAAAGCCGGCGCTGTCCCCGTGCACTTCTGGGTTCCGGACGTCGCGCAGGGTGCCCGCCCCGCGGTAGCGGCCATCATCACGACGGTGCCGAAACTCGGTGCGGTCGTTGCCATCTACCGTCTCGGTGCGCTTGTGCTCGACCCGAGCGGTCTGAATTGGCGGCTGCTACTCGCCATCATCGCGGCACTGTCGATGACACTGGGCAATTTCGCGGCCTTCTTCCAGACCGATGTTCGTCGTCTGCTGGGTTACTCGACGATCAGCCAGGTCGGCTACCTACTGGTCGGCGTTGTCGCCGCGGACCGCAGCACCCTCGCGTTGCCCGCCGTGCTGCTGTATCTGGCGGCGTACGCCCTCACCAATCTCGGTGTGTTCGCGGTGGTCTGCGCGCTGCCTCGATTGCGGACTCTCACCGACTACACCGGGCTGATCCGCCATAAACCCGCGCTGGTCATCGCGCTCATCGTCTGCCTGCTCGGTCTCATCGGAACCCCACCCACGGGTGTTTTCGTGGGCAAACTGATGGTCTTCACCGCCGCCTTCGATGCCGGGTTCGGCTGGTTGGTCGTGCTCGCGCTGATCAACGCGGTGGCCAGCGTCTTCTACTACCTGCGATGGATCGTTCCTGCCGTGAGCGGCAAGTCGGCCGTCGACGGAGAACGCCCGGGGCCGTTTTCGGTCGCCGGTGCGGTCGCCTACTGTGCGGCGACCGCATCGATCCTGATCGGCATCTTCGCCGGTCCGATCCTGAACGCGATGCAGGGTTCCCTCGCTGTGCCCTGA